The nucleotide sequence CCACCAGCGCCGTAAACCACACCTGCCCCAGCACCGCGCACCACAGATGCACCGTCCCGAAGCCGAAGAGCGCGGTGAGCCAGAGGTTATCGCTGCGACTGCGCTCGGTGACGCCCGTCGTCGAAAGACGCTCCAGCAACAAAAACATCAAAAGCACATTGAGCGCCGCGAACACGATGGTGAAGAGCACATCGTTGGTCTCCCACCCCCAGATGGCCACCAGCGGCATCATCAAAAAGCCCGGCCCCGGCGGAAAGGAGACAAAGTAGCGCTGCGTCTGCTCCGCCCCCCGCATCTCCCCACGCGGAATCTCCATCACCTCCCCGCTCAGCAGTTTAAACTCCCCATGCTGCGCTCGCCCCGCCCAGTTCCCCTTCACCACCTCTCCGCTGCGCAGCGTAATCTCTCGGTAGCTCGCCCAATCATTGCGATGGTGCGGCTCCCGATCGAGCTCGAACGCCACCAACCCTTCGCGCTCCGCGGCGGCTTCATCGCTGAAGGTCGCCGCAATCATCTGGTTGTAGGTATGCGCCAGATACACAAAGTGGTTGTCCGGACTCGGACCTTTGAGGCGGTTGCCGCTAAACGCAGCAAAGACGGCAAGCGAGAGCAAGAAGATCCCCACCATCCACTGCCAGCTGACGCGGCGAGTGCTCTGGGGGGAGGAGGTCATCTCGGAGTGGGGCGTTGAAGTCGGCTGGGAGGTCATCGGTCGTCTACCACGCAATCATCGTACGTTGAGCATCAGCCGGTGTTTGTCCGGCAGGAGAGCGCGCGGACCATACACCTGCTCGCCAGTGCCAAACAATGCCCGCACGTCCGCTCCCATCCCACGCGGGCCACGCGCTACTACCGCTGCAGTTGCATTGTGCCCGCCGCTTCGTTTTAGTAGGTGACTATCTCGTTTTGAACGCTCTGCTACGCTGTGAGCAGAAGTTGACGCTGGTGGATGCGAGATTGAGAGTGACGCGGGCTGCGTTGCTCTCAATGCAGCAGACACAGCGTCAACGATAGCTCACGGCGTGATACTGGAACGCCCCTTTTTCGCCAGGGATCCGACGGTGTTACGCCCCTACGCTACCCCTTTTGTCGCCATGCTACTGGTCTCGCTGCTCACCTCGAGCTGTGCCAGCGTCGAGCCGGACTGGAACATCGACCCCGATGCGTCCTCACCAGACGTCGACGCGCCCGACAGCGACCAGCCCGACATGGGCCTCCCCGATGTCGACCCGGCCGACGCTGGCGATGACGCCGACGTCGCGCCAGAAGACGACGCCGACACCACCGAGCCCCCGCCGCCCTGCGACGACCTCTGCGGCCCCAACGAACAATGCCGCGACGATGTCTGCGTCGACCTCTGCGTGGAAGCCGGCTTTGCCTGCGGCGAGCATGCGCTGGCGGGTCAGGCGGTGAGCTGCGGCACCTGCGAGCTGGGCGCCTGTCAGGAAGGACAATGTGTCGACGTCTGCGGGGAGGTCGGCGCCGAATGCGGCGACCTCTACATCGACGGCACCCTTTACAGCTGCGCGAGCTGCGCTGGCGCCGAGCGCTGCGCGCCAAACAACCTCTGCGTTGCAAATCAACTCAACGTCGACCTCACCGCTGGCGCCGAACACACCTGCGCGCTTCGCCCCAACGGCCAGGTCCGCTGCTGGGGACGTGGCGACAACGGTCAGCTCGGCAACCGCGCCTACTCCGGAAGCAATTTCCCCACCGCCTCCTTCAACATCGACGGCGCCCTTCAGGTCAGCGCCGGCAACTTCCACACCTGCGCGCTGATGGGCGACAACCGCGCGCGCTGCTGGGGACTCAACGCCCAGGGACAACTCGGCACCGGTAACACCAGCAACGCCAACCAGCCCATGGCCGTCTCAAACCTTGTCGACGTCACGCACATCTCCGCGGGGGGCAACCACACCTGCGCACGCACCTCCCCGGGCCTTGTCCGCTGCTGGGGTTTCAACGCCCAGGGACAACTCGGTGGCGGCAACCTCACCTCCACCCTCTCGAAGATCGCTGTGCAGAACCAGGGTGGCGGCAACTTCGACCAGGTCGTCGACATCAGCCTGGGCAACAACCACTCCTGCGCGCTGCGAACCTCTGGCGAGGTCTGGTGCTGGGGGCTCAATGACAAGAGCCAGCTCGGTGTGAGCGGCACCCAGGGCGCCACCACCCCCAGACAGGTCTTCAACCTCCCGGCCACTCGGCGCATCAGCGCGGGCTACGATCACACCTGCGCGCTGACCCTCGACGGCGACGTCTACTGCTGGGGTCGCAACGACCGCGGCCAACTCGGTCGCGGCAGCACAGGGTTGGCAGGGCTTGCCCAACGCGTCCACCTCCCCGCCGACGCCGTCGACGTGGCCGCGGGCTGGCTTCACACCTGCGCGGCGCTGGTCAATGGCACCACCCACTGCTGGGGTGCCAACGAACGTGGCCAACTCAGCAAACCCTCCCCACCGCGAGAAACCCCCACTGCGGCCGATGAAACGAGTCCAGTTCTCGTGCCCGAACTTACGGATGTCTACCGCGTGGCCGCAGGCCGCTACCATAGCTGCGCGCTGACGATCTCCGGCGACGCCTTCTGCTGGGGTGCGGCCGAAAACGGCCAGCTCGGCGACGGCACCCAGGGCGACACCAACAACGAACATGTCACCCCGGTGCAAGTAGCGCCTTAAGCCCGTTGCGGCTACGATGCCCCCCGCGTGCGCTCTCTGCGCACGCCCGATGCTCCTCTGACGTTGATGCACTACCCGGATTTATGATGGACGCCTCCCTCCTCTCCACCCTCGCCCTTCGCGGTGCCGCCTCACTTATTCTGACCTCGCTGCTCCTGGCCTGCTCCGGCGAGGGCGACACCGCCGACTCGGTCGATCTTTCCGACACGACGATCGAGGACGCCTCCGAAGACACCGGACCCGACGCCGAGCCCGACCTCGGCAGTGGGCCCGACGTTGTCGCCGGACCACCCAACATCGACATCAGTCCCATCGCCATCGCGTTTGAAGACGTGCGTCTCGACGACGAAGCCAGCGCCATCGTCACCATCCGCAACACCGGCGAAAGCCCGCTCATCGTCACTCGCCTGACCATTGAGCACTTCCAGCTCCCGGGCACCACGCCTCAATTTCGCCCCGGCGACGGCTGGACCGACAGCTTTGAGCTTGCGCCCAACACCTACCGCGACGTGACCATCCGCTGGGTGCCAACCCTCTACACCGGCATCGGCGGCCGACTCATCATCGGCAGCGACGACCCGGACACCCCCGAAGTCATCATCCCCATCCAGTCCACCTCGGCCTACGCCCAGGCCGAGGCACCGCGCTACATCAACTTCGGCTCGGTCAGCGTCGGTGAGACGGCCACCCGCGAGATCACCGTCTACAACCGAGGCTTTGACCCGCTCAACATCACCGCGCTCACCTCCACCGGCAACGAGGAGTTCGCCTCCCAGTTCAGCGCCCGCGCGCTGGAGCCGCAGCTCCCCGCCTTCTTGCAGCGCAACGACAAGATCGATCTTGAGCTGAGCTTCTCCCCCACCACCGAGGAGCTCGCCAGCGGTCAACTCACCATCGCTTCCAACCTCCCCGACGGCCCCGACATCATCGTGGAGCTTCAGGGCAACGGCCCCGCCCCCTGCATCCGCACCAGCGGCGACCTCGACTTCGGCGAGCTTCTCCCCGGCGCCGAGACCAGCGACGACCTCATTGTGCTCAATTGCAGCCGCGACCGCTCCCTGACCATCCACACGCTCGAACTCACCAACGACGGCGGCGGCGTCTTCAGCCTCCCCGCCCTGCCCACCCTCCCCCTGGTGCTGGGCATTGCTCAGACCGAGACCATCGCCGTCGACGCCAACCTCAACGTCGAGCAGGAGGCCCTGGGGCAGCTCACCCTTACCACCAACGACCCCACCCAGGGTGAGATCGTCTTGCAACTTCGGGCGCGACCCCTTGACGACCCCATCGAATAAACCTTTGATTCCAAAGGCATTTCAGACACTCTTGAGAGCCCGCGCGAAGCGCGGGCTCTCATTGCTCTGCCCTCCTGGCAATCCTCCCTGACGCTTCGCCCCCCCTTCCTCTATACTCCCACCGGCCCTCCCCCTCCCACCTTGCCGCAGGCCCAGCCATGCCCCTCCCCACTCCCCGCACGCACCTCGCCAGCATCCTCTTCCTCGCCACATTCTGCGCCTGCTCCGCCCCCGACCCCGAAGCCCCTCTGGTCGTCGAGGAGGAGATTCCCCTCTACGACTTCGACGACGCCGCTCCCTGGTACCCCTGCCCCGACACCGCCTCCTTCGACGAACGCGTGGTGGAAGTCGTCGCCATGGACCGCGTCCACCAGTATTTCGGCGACGAAGACCGTCGTACGGTCGAATCCCCCGTCACCTTCCCCGAAGGCGACTGGTCACAGGTGGGGCTAAAACTGGAGCTGGCCTGCCCGGAGGGCATGGTCTGCGATCACTGGGACCGCACCGCAAGCCTGGAGCTCATCACCAACCCCGACGCCGCCCCCGAAGATCAAACGCGGGTGGAAGTCGCCCGCCACATCACCCCCTACCGCCGCGGCATGTGCCAGTACATCGACCTGACCCCCATGGCCGGCTTGCTAAGGGGCGAACGCGCGCTGCGCTCCTTCATCGACACCTGGGTCGGCCCCGGCCATGAGCAGGGCGAAGGCTGGGAGGTCAGCGCGACCTTCTATTTAACGCCGGGTTACCCGGAGGCCGCCGACGAGGTCATCAACCTCATCGCGCGCCGCCCCATCACGGTTGGCGAGGTCGAGCCCGACCAGAACGTCGCCTCCCAGCTTCCCGAGCTGAGCTTCACACTTCCCGAGAGCTTCCGCCGGGTGGAAGCCCACCTCACCACCACCGGCCACAGCTTTGGCAACACGCGTAACTGCGCGGAGTTCTGCGAGATGCGCCACGATCTTCTCCTCAACAACGACGCCCTCCTCTCTGTGAACCCCTGGCGCAGCGACTGCGCATTGAATCCCGTCTCTCCCCAGGCCGGCACCTGGGAGTATCCTCGCAACGGCTGGTGCCCGGGCGCCGTCTCCGTGGGCGAACGCATCAACCTCACCGACGCCGTGCAACCCGGCGAAAACACGCTCGCCCTCGACATCCTGCTTGCCGACGGAACGGAGTACGACAACACCTCCCCGGTCGACCTCCTCCCCTCGACCCAGGTCGCGCTCAAACTCTACGTGTGGCGCTGATCGTCGGCCCCAAAAAACGACCCTGGGTCATCCCCCAGAATGACCCAGGGTCGCCCGAAGTCGATGTTCTATGCGCCTGAGACGGCCATGACCCTCGCGCGACAGCACACCCCGCACGTGGCTACCAACGCCTCCCGAAATCATGACCCTCGGTCGTCTAAAAGATGATCCTCGCTCACCGAAAACCCGCGGCCGAGTTGGTGACCGGGTAACGCTCATGCAATGGCTAAAAACGGGCAAAGAGATGACCCTGGGTCATCCCCCAGGATGACCCAGGGTCGCCCGAAGTCGATGTTCTATGCGCCTGAGACGGCCATGACCCTCGCGCGACAGCACACCCCGCACGTGGCACCAACGCCTCCCGAAATCATGACCCTCGGTCGTCTAAAAGATGACCGAGGGTCATACGAAATCCTCGCAGACGCCACGGGTTCGGCAATCCTCTAGGTGAATCGCCTCCCCTCCCTAACTTTAGTGTGAGGCCCCATTCGCCCTGCCACCCGCTTCCGCCAGCGCCGAGGCCGCCGCATGACAGACTATCGGATCAGTGTAACGCCCTCCCCGACCACGATCGCCCGCGCACTCCGAGGTTTGAGTTACCCGGTGGATCGCGACGCGATGCTGCAACACGTCACCGACGCCTACGCTGGCGAGTTAATCCTCTCGGCACTCAATGGCATGCCCGACAGGATCTTTAACGATCTCGACGATCTTCTGCACGCCTACCGTTTTGAACGCGACCGCCCCGAAGACCTCGGCACACCCGCAGCGGCCCCCTGAATCTGCACGCTCCGCTGGCCTCAGCGCCTCCGGGTGCGACATTTCGTCTTCTTGTCAAAACCTACTCGAAAGGGGGAGATGTCCCGCATCGTACCTGCTGCAGGCGCGAGCCACACAGACATCCATGCACCTCCCCCCTGATCACCGAGTTGAGCTATGCCCCTGAACACCTCCCCGCTGACCCGCACTCTTCTACTGCCGACCCTCCTCTTGCTCATCGCCGGCTGCGGCAGCGCCGAAGACGACGCCACCACGCAACCTCTCACCCTCAACTTCGCAGCGCAGGTCGGCCAGGAGGCGTTTGCCTGTGGTCAGACCTACG is from Lujinxingia sediminis and encodes:
- a CDS encoding RCC1 domain-containing protein, producing the protein MLRPYATPFVAMLLVSLLTSSCASVEPDWNIDPDASSPDVDAPDSDQPDMGLPDVDPADAGDDADVAPEDDADTTEPPPPCDDLCGPNEQCRDDVCVDLCVEAGFACGEHALAGQAVSCGTCELGACQEGQCVDVCGEVGAECGDLYIDGTLYSCASCAGAERCAPNNLCVANQLNVDLTAGAEHTCALRPNGQVRCWGRGDNGQLGNRAYSGSNFPTASFNIDGALQVSAGNFHTCALMGDNRARCWGLNAQGQLGTGNTSNANQPMAVSNLVDVTHISAGGNHTCARTSPGLVRCWGFNAQGQLGGGNLTSTLSKIAVQNQGGGNFDQVVDISLGNNHSCALRTSGEVWCWGLNDKSQLGVSGTQGATTPRQVFNLPATRRISAGYDHTCALTLDGDVYCWGRNDRGQLGRGSTGLAGLAQRVHLPADAVDVAAGWLHTCAALVNGTTHCWGANERGQLSKPSPPRETPTAADETSPVLVPELTDVYRVAAGRYHSCALTISGDAFCWGAAENGQLGDGTQGDTNNEHVTPVQVAP
- a CDS encoding choice-of-anchor D domain-containing protein, whose amino-acid sequence is MDASLLSTLALRGAASLILTSLLLACSGEGDTADSVDLSDTTIEDASEDTGPDAEPDLGSGPDVVAGPPNIDISPIAIAFEDVRLDDEASAIVTIRNTGESPLIVTRLTIEHFQLPGTTPQFRPGDGWTDSFELAPNTYRDVTIRWVPTLYTGIGGRLIIGSDDPDTPEVIIPIQSTSAYAQAEAPRYINFGSVSVGETATREITVYNRGFDPLNITALTSTGNEEFASQFSARALEPQLPAFLQRNDKIDLELSFSPTTEELASGQLTIASNLPDGPDIIVELQGNGPAPCIRTSGDLDFGELLPGAETSDDLIVLNCSRDRSLTIHTLELTNDGGGVFSLPALPTLPLVLGIAQTETIAVDANLNVEQEALGQLTLTTNDPTQGEIVLQLRARPLDDPIE
- a CDS encoding peptide-N-glycosidase F-related protein, which codes for MPLPTPRTHLASILFLATFCACSAPDPEAPLVVEEEIPLYDFDDAAPWYPCPDTASFDERVVEVVAMDRVHQYFGDEDRRTVESPVTFPEGDWSQVGLKLELACPEGMVCDHWDRTASLELITNPDAAPEDQTRVEVARHITPYRRGMCQYIDLTPMAGLLRGERALRSFIDTWVGPGHEQGEGWEVSATFYLTPGYPEAADEVINLIARRPITVGEVEPDQNVASQLPELSFTLPESFRRVEAHLTTTGHSFGNTRNCAEFCEMRHDLLLNNDALLSVNPWRSDCALNPVSPQAGTWEYPRNGWCPGAVSVGERINLTDAVQPGENTLALDILLADGTEYDNTSPVDLLPSTQVALKLYVWR
- a CDS encoding DUF2795 domain-containing protein; amino-acid sequence: MTDYRISVTPSPTTIARALRGLSYPVDRDAMLQHVTDAYAGELILSALNGMPDRIFNDLDDLLHAYRFERDRPEDLGTPAAAP